One genomic segment of Aythya fuligula isolate bAytFul2 chromosome 5, bAytFul2.pri, whole genome shotgun sequence includes these proteins:
- the CAPN3 gene encoding calpain-3 encodes MPSAINAAVAQQTAAGSVPSATVSTTAEGTGGGTGGIYSAIISRNQPIIKVKEKTYEELHRKCLEKNILYEDPDFPPNESSLFYSQKIPIKFEWKRPREICENPRFIIGGANRTDICQGELGDCWFLAAIACLTLNKKLLCRVIPHDQSFIQNYAGIFHFQFWRYGDWVDVIIDDCLPTYNNQLVFTKSSQRNEFWSALLEKAYAKLHGSYEALKGGNTTEAMEDFTGGVTEFYEIKDAPKDIYKIMKHAIARGSLMASSIDDNLGFSYGSAPRSDIGELISRMVKNLENAQMSHPTVDYQGTDERPAWTIVPMQYETRMSCGLVKGHAYSVTAVEETTFKGEKIRLVRLRNPWGQVEWNGPWSDKSEEWNFINEAEKVRLQHKIAEDGEFWISFEDFMRHFTKLEICNLTPDTLEADKLQTWTVSVNEGRWVRGCSAGGCRNYPDTFWTNPQYRLKLLEEDDDPEDEEVICSFLVALMQKNRRKERKLGANLYTIGFAIYEVPKEMHGTKHHLQKDFFLYNASKARSKTYINMREISERFRLPPSEYVVIPSTYEPHQEGEFILRVFSEKRSLSEEVENMIEADRPSKKKKGKPIIFVSDRANSNKELTTDEDAGKDGDKTHRDEKKRHSAKAREENEEEKQFRNIFQQIAGDDMEINAEELRNVLNNVVKKHKDLKTEGFELESCRSMIALMDTDGSGKINFDEFRHLWDKIKSWQKIFKRYDTDHSGTINSYEMRNAVKDAGFRLNNQLYDIITMRYADKNMNIDFDSFICCFVRLDAMFRAFHAFDKDGDGIIKLNVLEWLQLTMYA; translated from the exons ATGCCGTCCGCCATAAATGCAGCAGTGGCTCAGCAGACAGCTGCTGGGTCAGTTCCCAGTGCTACTGTTAGCACTACAGCTGAAGGTACAGGTGGGGGCACAGGGGGGATTTATTCTGCCATTATAAGTCGCAACCAGCCCATTATCAAAGTAAAGGAAAAGACCTATGAAGAGCTTCACAGGAAGTGCCTGGAGAAAAACATTCTCTATGAGGATCCTGATTTCCCACCTAATGAGAGTTCCCTCTTCTACAGCCAGAAAATCCCCATCAAGTTTGAATGGAAAAGACCACGT GAAATCTGTGAGAATCCACGATTTATTATTGGCGGAGCTAACAGAACAGATATCTGCCAAGGAGAATTAG GTGACTGCTGGTTCCTGGCTGCCATTGCTTGTCTGACACTGAATAAAAAACTGCTCTGCAGAGTTATACCTCATGACCAGTCCTTTATTCAAAACTATGCTGGCATCTTTCACTTTCAG TTTTGGCGCTATGGAGACTGGGTGGATGTCATCATTGATGACTGCCTACCCACATACAACAACCAGCTGGTCTTCACCAAGTCCTCCCAGCGCAACGAGTTCTGGAGCGCTCTCCTGGAAAAGGCCTACGCAAA ACTCCATGGGTCCTACGAAGCTTTGAAAGGAGGAAACACCACAGAGGCCATGGAGGACTTCACTGGAGGAGTGACAGAGTTCTATGAGATAAAGGATGCTCCTAAAGATATCTATAAAATCATGAAACATGCCATTGCCAGAGGATCCCTCATGGCGAGCTCTATTGAC GATAACCTAGGCTTTTCCTACGGATCAGCACCTAGAAGCGACATTGGCGAACTGATATCTCGAATGGTGAAGAATCTAGAAAACGCACAGATGTCTCACCCCACTGTGGACTACCAGGGGACAGATGAAAGGCCAGCCTGG ACCATAGTGCCAATGCAGTATGAAACCCGGATGTCTTGCGGACTGGTCAAAGGTCATGCCTACTCTGTCACAGCTGTGGAAGAG ACAacatttaaaggggaaaaaatacgcCTGGTAAGGTTGAGAAACCCCTGGGGACAGGTGGAATGGAATGGACCTTGGAGTGATAA ATCAGAAGAGTGGAACTTCATTAACGAAGCAGAGAAAGTCCGTCTGCAGCACAAGATCGCGGAGGATGGGGAGTTCTG GATATCTTTTGAAGATTTCATGAGGCATTTCACAAAACTTGAGATCTGTAACCTCACACCTGATACTCTGGAAGCTGATAAACTCCAGACCTGGACTGTGTCAGTCAACGAAGGGCGCTGGGTGAGAGGCTGCTCAGCTGGAGGCTGCCGCAATTATCCAG ATACATTTTGGACCAATCCCCAGTATCGTTTGAAGCTCCTGGAGGAAGATGATGATCCTGAGGATGAAGAGGTTATCTGCAGCTTCCTTGTTGCACTGATGcagaaaaacaggaggaaagaaCGCAAGCTGGGAGCCAACCTGTACACCATTGGCTTTGCCATCTATGAG GTGCCCAAAGAG ATGCATGGCACTAAGCACCACttgcaaaaggattttttcctctACAATGCCTCCAAAGCTAGAAGTAAGACTTACATAAACATGCGAGAAATCTCTGAGCGCTTCCGGCTGCCTCCCAGCGAGTATGTTGTCATACCATCAACATATGAACCCCACCAGGAAGGAGAATTCATTCTGAGGGttttctcagagaaaagaaGTCTTTCAGA GGAGGTTGAAAACATGATTGAGGCAGACCGTCCATCA aagaagaaaaaaggcaag CCTATCATCTTTGTTTCTGACAGAGCAAACAGCAATAAGGAGCTGACAACAGATGAAGATGCTGGCAAAGATGGTGACAAAACCcacagagatgagaaaaag CGTCATTCAGCAAAAGCTCGTGAAgagaatgaagaggaaaaacaattcaggaatatttttcaaCAGATTGCAGGAGAT GACATGGAGATCAATGCTGAAGAACTCAGGAATGTTCTAAATAATGTCGTAAAAAAAC ataagGACCTAAAGACAGAAGGATTTGAACTGGAATCCTGCCGCAGCATGATTGCTTTAATGGAT ACAGATGGCTCAGGGAAGATAAACTTTGATGAATTTCGACATCTCTGGGACAAGATTAAAAGCTGGCAG aaaattttCAAGCGTTATGACACAGATCATTCGGGAACCATTAACAGCTATGAGATGCGCAACGCAGTCAAGGATGCAG gaTTTCGGCTGAACAACCAGCTCTACGACATCATTACAATGCGCTACGCCGACAAGAACATGAACATCGATTTTGACAGCTTCATCTGCTGCTTTGTGCGACTGGATGCTATGTTCA GGGCATTCCACGCCTTTGATAAAGATGGAGATGGAATCATTAAGCTCAATGTGCTGGAG TGGCTGCAGCTCACCATGTACGCCTAA